CCATTATGCAGCTGTTACGGCTAAGTTTGGCCGAGGATGAGTACGGTGCCGTGGGGGAGCCTCGGATGACCTATACAAGGGGACGCAATGTTGCGATCGCACAGCAATGCGGCCAGATTCTCTATCAGCTGGGCGGCTTGAAATTAATGGACCACGTCTTGACCCGTCTCATTCCACCCTTCGACCAAGATAATTTAAATCAGGCTTGGCAAGGGATTGGGACCAGCGCCTCTCACTATTTTGACGCTAGACATCACCTGCCCTAACATTACGTCTCAGACATACTATTGCCCTGGCATAGAGACTCTAAAAACGATCAGAATACATCTAAGGGGCAGGAACTTCTGCTGCTTCATACAAGGGGGCTGGCTTTTCTCTAATCCGTTGAGCAATGGGTTGAACCCGCTTAACCACCTTGATCAAGTATTCATAATCAGGTGGCTGAGCATTCGAGATATAGCCGATGGATCGTTTCGTTCGAGGAGAGGCGGACTCCAAAGCCTCCAGTAACTGTTCTTTCAACGCATCATCAACATCAGGGCCAATTAAAACAGAACCCGAAGGCACCAGATGGGAATCGCGATAGAGAATGCGGAATTGAGTCCCTTTAAACTCAGAGCGAAACCGCTCCAATTCTGCCAAAGAGAGCGCCCCAGCAATCACTTCGCCCCCATCAACCCACTTCAGTACTTCTTTGGGTGTAGCCCCAAACTTAATTTCTGCAAGCGTCAAACCATACAGATTGAATACTGGAAAGTAGTAACCAGCAGCCGATCCTTTTTGTCCTAATGCAACGACTTGATTCCCCAGATCTTTAATGGCCGTTGAGGGGTCGTCTTCTCGAACCACAATGACAGACTGCTCTTGATCCCCCCCCTCACGAGGTAACACGGGTACATACTGGGCCTGAGAAATAGCAATCGCAGCCAATCCAGGTGGCGCAAAGACTAGGTCCCAATTTTGTCGCTCAATCTGATCTATGGCTTGAATTTCGTTGAGAGCAGGTTCTAGCTCAATGAGGCTTTTTAATTCAGCTCCTAAATGCTCTTTCAAGTCAGCATATTGCTCTAACGAACGAGAACCTTCACCATAACTAACAACACCAATCACTAATTTCTTTAAGGGTTTATTCTCAGTGCCATTACAGGCGACCAACAACCACAAAATAGGTACTAAGAAAACCCAGAAAAAACGGCGAGAATGCATCTTCAAGATCATAAAAAAACTTCATCTAACTTATCTATGATTGATCTTGTCGCGGTTCGTCTAGCTAAGCTAAGCTTGGAATTAGCTATAAGCTAGCAAAATCAATTGTTTCAAAGTATCACAATGTCAAAAATCACATCAGATAATATCCCAGCATAGAACAAGTTCCGTAGAGACATCAATATTAAATTGAAAGCTGCAATAATTCTCTGCTTGAAAATAATCATTGTGACTTTACATGACTTAAAACTTTGGTAATAAACCACTCAAATTTGCAAAATAATACTTATCTAAACAATAGCTAAGGAATCCTGCCAATGTTCCAAAATCTAAAATTGGGCGTCAAGCTAAATCTCATTTTGCTTTCGGTTTTCTTAATTATTGTTTTGATTAATGGTTTACTTTTATCCAATGTTTTGCAAAAGAATGCGGAGCAAGAAGTCAAGGACAAAGCATTAGTCCTGATTGAGACCATGACGTCTGTTCGGGAATATACCAGTAAACAAGTGAACCAAGGAACCATCCAAAAGCTCTCCCCTGAACTAGAGATAGATGGTCAGTTCATCAAAACAAGCGTCCCTGGCTATTCGGCTCGAGAAGTCTTTACTAACCTGCAAAAACGGGATCAGTACAGTGATTTCTTTTATAAAGAAGCAACCTTAAACCCCACCTATATCCGCGACAAAGCCGATAGATTTGAGACGGAAATCGTTGAGAGATTCCGTAGTCAGCCGGATTTGCAAGAGCAGGTCGGTTTTCGCAAAATTTCAGCCGGAGACTTGTTTTATATTGCCCGACCCTTACAGATTAAAAGTGAGAGTTGTTTAGTCTGCCACAGTACCCCCGATCGAGCCCCTGCGAGCCAAATTTAAACCTATGGAGATACCGGCGGTTTTGGTTGGGAACTCAATGAGATTGTTGGTGCTCAAATGATTTCCGTGCCGGCCAGTAAGGTATTTGCAGAAGCTCGACGATTGCAACTGATCGTGATTGGCATTCTAGCCGCTGGATTTATCGTTGCGGCCGTTATTCTCAACCTATTCTTGAAATTCTCAATTATTACGCCCTTAACCAAAATGTCTAAGTGGTCCAGAGATGTCAGTACAGGGGCATCAGATACCGACTTTGAGCATAAGCCCAATGATGAAATTGGGGTACTCGCAGCTTCCGTAAACCGCTTAAAGGTCAGCTTGGAAATGGCCATGAATATGCTAAAGCAGAACCCTGAAAATCCTTAAGTCATCCCTTTTGGCATAGCAGGTAACTAACGGTAAGTTTGATTGATAGCATAGTCAGTCAACCGATCTTCACTGAATCTAGAAAAAGTCTTTCGCTTTCTGGACCGCAAGGGTGAGAGCAAAAATAGCAAAGATAAAGATGCCAAAGATCCCTAAATGTTGATTGACATTGACTTTGAACGTATTGCTAAATTGCTCATTAATGCCATTGATCAAGCCTTCAGCGGCACTAATGGCTCCATTACGTTTTAGGCTCCACTCCGTTAGGTCTTCTCGATACTTTTTAAAATCTTTATTGAATTTATCTAAGGCCTCTGGAGACTGAGCATCAGCCCCTGTGGGTTGTTTAGGCTGTTCGGGCTCCGGTTGATCAACAATCGGGTCATATTCTTGCTCGATGCCGGGAAACTCGCATTTTTTAAAAACGCTCTCTCCCATGCAATCACAGCTTTTTTTCCGATCCGCTTCGATTTCATCATATTCTTTGACCTTGCCGGAGGTCACATCTTGCCAGCAAGGATCCTCTGCTACATCAATACCGGCTTCCGACAGCGTGGAGAGGGCTTCAAACGGCCACTTCGTCAGGGATAACTGGTTGAGCACCTTTCCTGGCGGACCAAACGTCTCAATAGGCAAAACACCACCCCCAAAGATAATTTGAGGAATCAGAAAAACCAACACCAGAATAGGAGCCACACTCTGATTGGGAGCCGCCGCCGATCCTAAAAGGCCCAGCAGCATCCCCGCAATCACCGACAGGGTAATGGTTAGATACATTCCCAGGAGAATACCGGGTTCACTCGGTAAGTCCTTGACCGCAATGATTTTAAACAGCAAGAAAACACCGCCCTGGTAGAGAGCTAGCAAAACACTTACCCATACCTTGGAAAAGACATAGGGCGCAATCTGTAAGCCAATAATTCTTTCTCGACGATAAATATCGACTTCTTTGACAATTTCGCGCATCGTCGGTAGCGCACCCACCATCACAGCAAACAGAATAGTGGTAAATAGCATGGTTAACGCCAAACTAGCATCACCATCTTTCGTACTAAATAGGGGCTGACTCCAGGTCACCAGATCTAGCATTCCTAAGATTGGTGCAACGGCCAGCATCAGCAAAAGGCTAACGCGATCGCGCATTAGAATCGCAATATTCCGCTTCGATAAAATGAGAAATTGCTTCCAACTCGAAATAGTTTTGACCTGAGCGCCTGGCAATTGCTGCTTCAGGCGTTTCGCCCCTCGTTGAGTTCCTGATGCCCCTAAGGATTGTTGGCGTTGCGCCACATATTTTTGATATAGGGGCGATTGCTGATACCGCTGTTGCCATTCCTGCGGGGATAATTCATGTTCAACCTTGCTGTAAATTTGGTTGAACTTTTCTACGCCAAAGTAGCCAGGCGCTTCTTTCGGCGGACCATAGTAGGCTAAATAGCCGCCTCGGGCCATAAACACCACCTGATCACACATCGTCACATTGTCGGTGGCATGGGTGATCAGCAAAATGGTGCGGCCTTGATCCGCTAGCTCCCGCAATAGCTGCATCAGTTCAGCTTCGGTACCCGGATCGAGACCTGACGTGGCTTCGTCTAAATAAAATAGACTAGGCTTAGTCAGGAGTTCCACCCCAATGGACACCCGCTTAATTTGGCCTCCACTGAGAGACTTGATGGGGACAGAGCGCCGATGTTCCAGTCCTAAGTCTTTAAGGACTTCACTCACCCGCATTTTCCGTTCTGCCCGAGTTGTATCATTGGGCATGCGCAATTGAGCCGCAAAGTCCAATGCTTGTTCAACGGTTAACTCCATATGGACAATGTCCCGCTGGGGAACATAG
The genomic region above belongs to Acaryochloris sp. CCMEE 5410 and contains:
- a CDS encoding phosphate/phosphite/phosphonate ABC transporter substrate-binding protein; this translates as MHSRRFFWVFLVPILWLLVACNGTENKPLKKLVIGVVSYGEGSRSLEQYADLKEHLGAELKSLIELEPALNEIQAIDQIERQNWDLVFAPPGLAAIAISQAQYVPVLPREGGDQEQSVIVVREDDPSTAIKDLGNQVVALGQKGSAAGYYFPVFNLYGLTLAEIKFGATPKEVLKWVDGGEVIAGALSLAELERFRSEFKGTQFRILYRDSHLVPSGSVLIGPDVDDALKEQLLEALESASPRTKRSIGYISNAQPPDYEYLIKVVKRVQPIAQRIREKPAPLYEAAEVPAP
- a CDS encoding FHA domain-containing protein, with translation MPNPATKLDIRKDQALVREFPLTQTEVNLGRSPDNQLVLSDDLSVSRHHAQFKYSGNAYVVTDLNSSDGTYVNGIQLAPHTPRSLVPGDQVRIGNYEIILAIAAPAPIPAQAPVPVSAQKTTISGVPEAGVGSPPTQSRHLDLKGRDTFTLGRDPLNDMEINHPSVSRFHAQIKKQDGSYIVLDLNSTNGTFLNGKQIVGHHPLRVGDSIRVGPTNLVFNLNETLLHSNEEGNLRIDAIGLNKQINKDLNLLQDISLSIQAREFVVIAGVSGGGKSTLLDALNGFRPATSGNVLVNGTDLYRNFNAYRNQIGYVPQRDIVHMELTVEQALDFAAQLRMPNDTTRAERKMRVSEVLKDLGLEHRRSVPIKSLSGGQIKRVSIGVELLTKPSLFYLDEATSGLDPGTEAELMQLLRELADQGRTILLITHATDNVTMCDQVVFMARGGYLAYYGPPKEAPGYFGVEKFNQIYSKVEHELSPQEWQQRYQQSPLYQKYVAQRQQSLGASGTQRGAKRLKQQLPGAQVKTISSWKQFLILSKRNIAILMRDRVSLLLMLAVAPILGMLDLVTWSQPLFSTKDGDASLALTMLFTTILFAVMVGALPTMREIVKEVDIYRRERIIGLQIAPYVFSKVWVSVLLALYQGGVFLLFKIIAVKDLPSEPGILLGMYLTITLSVIAGMLLGLLGSAAAPNQSVAPILVLVFLIPQIIFGGGVLPIETFGPPGKVLNQLSLTKWPFEALSTLSEAGIDVAEDPCWQDVTSGKVKEYDEIEADRKKSCDCMGESVFKKCEFPGIEQEYDPIVDQPEPEQPKQPTGADAQSPEALDKFNKDFKKYREDLTEWSLKRNGAISAAEGLINGINEQFSNTFKVNVNQHLGIFGIFIFAIFALTLAVQKAKDFF